The Neodiprion fabricii isolate iyNeoFabr1 chromosome 4, iyNeoFabr1.1, whole genome shotgun sequence genome window below encodes:
- the LOC124180261 gene encoding pancreatic triacylglycerol lipase-like isoform X1: protein MRRIVAGQKRVDEDSMGSTLVLALAIFLAPAICHAGILDPWQWARSDRIEVNIPWLLFENETRCYEDLGCLNITRSWYHLLHRPFNVFPLPREVINTRFILYTKANPTEGQVLIASKDKSIKRSNFDPKRETKFIIHGFIDTPLSNWVKEMRNELLKHSDYNVIIVDWAGGSLPLYTQATANTRLVGLEIAHLVTHLQTNYGLDLENVHLIGHSLGAHTAGYAGEKLAGQISRITGLDPAEPYFQGMPNHLRLDPSDAKLVDVIHTDGKNIFFLALLPQGIPGYGMSQPCGHLDFYPNNGKEQPGCTDLSETTPSLPLTLIREGLEEASRVLVACNHVRAIKLFTESINSKCQYVAHECGSFSSFMRGECFSCKSNSSLSCAVMGYHADKSPALLKHQSQDQDDTTPLLGSRFFFTTGKEEPYCRKHYRITIDLARPSTAESWVQGFMKATLHADNGVIRNLDLTPSGYMKLEHGTTARMVVSHTGGASGDIGKIRRVELSWEYDMDVLQPRSLCFFWCNDRLYVNSVAVDIMELPGRGKREADFSSKLCSAGRQEFAEIASRSSASFVDNCS from the exons ATGCGAAGGATCGTTGCTGGtcagaagcgagttgacgagGATTCAATGGGGTCGACGTTGGTCTTGGCATTAGCAATCTTTCTGGCTCCCGCAATTTGCCATGCCGGAATCCTGGACCCGTGGCAATGGGCGCGCAGTGATCGCATTGAGGTCAACATCCCTTGGCTACTTT TCGAAAACGAAACACGGTGTTACGAGGATCTTGGCTGTCTCAACATCACCAGGAGCTGGTACCACCTGCTTCACAGACCATTCAACGTTTTCCCACTTCCCAGGGAAGTCATCAACACCAGATTCATTCTTTATACCAAAGCGAACCCGACGGAG GGCCAAGTCCTGATTGCAAGTAAAGACAAATCCATcaaacgttcaaactttgacCCAAAGCGTGAGACTAAGTTCATTATACACGGTTTCATAGACACGCCGCTCAGCAATTGGGTGAAG GAGATGCGCAACGAGCTTCTTAAGCATTCCGACTACAACGTGATAATAGTGGACTGGGCGGGTGGCAGCCTTCCGCTCTACACTCAAGCAACAGCCAACACTCGACTAGTTGGCCTTGAAATAGCACATCTCGTCACTCATCTCCAG ACAAACTACGGACTCGACTTGGAGAACGTTCACCTCATCGGACACAGCCTCGGAGCCCACACCGCGGGTTACGCGGGCGAAAAATTAGCAGGACAAATCAGCCGCATAACCGGACTGGATCCAGCCGAGCCCTACTTTCAAGGAATGCCAAATCACTTGCGGCTCGATCCCTCGGACGCTAAGCTGGTCGACGTCATCCACACAGACGGAAAGAACATATTCTTCCTAG CTCTTCTTCCCCAAGGTATTCCGGGATACGGAATGAGCCAGCCCTGCGGGCACCTCGACTTTTATCCCAACAACGGAAAGGAGCAGCCAGGCTGCACTGACCTCAGCGAAACTACGCCATCCTTGCCTCTTACTCTAATCCGCGAAGGTCTCGAAGAGGCCTCCAGGGTCCTGGTAGCGTGCAACCACGTACGTGCAATAAAACTCTTCACTGAAAGCATCAACTCCAAGTGTCAATACGTTGCTCACGAATGCGGAAGCTTCTCGAGCTTCATGCGAGGCGAGTGCTTTTCTTGCAAAAGTAACAGTAGCCTCAGCTGCGCTGTGATGGGATATCATGCTGACAAGAGTCCGGCGCTTCTTAAACACCAGAGTCAAGATCAGGACGACACCACGCCGCTTCTCGGTTCAAGATTCTTCTTCACTACCGGCAAGGAAGAACCTTACTGCA GAAAACATTACAGAATTACCATCGACCTCGCGAGACCTTCGACAGCTGAAAGCTGGGTCCAGGGCTTCATGAAAGCGACCCTCCACGCCGATAACGGTGTAATCCGCAACTTGGACCTCACCCCAAG CGGATACATGAAGCTTGAACATGGAACAACGGCGAGAATGGTGGTCTCGCACACCGGGGGTGCGAGTGGAGATATCGGAAAAATAAGACGGGTTGAGCTTTCGTGGGAATACGACATGGACGTGCTGCAGCCGCGATCCTTGTGCTTTTTCTGGTGCAACGATCGCCTCTATGTCAACAGCGTAGCTGTTGATATTATGGAACTTCCTGGCAGAGG GAAAAGAGAAGCGGACTTTTCAAGCAAACTTTGCTCAGCTGGCAGACAAGAGTTCGCTGAAATAGCAAGCAGATCGAGTGCTTCCTTCGTCGACAATTGTTCGTAG
- the LOC124180261 gene encoding pancreatic triacylglycerol lipase-like isoform X2, with protein sequence MRRIVAGQKRVDEDSMGSTLVLALAIFLAPAICHAGILDPWQWARSDRIEVNIPWLLFENETRCYEDLGCLNITRSWYHLLHRPFNVFPLPREVINTRFILYTKANPTEGQVLIASKDKSIKRSNFDPKRETKFIIHGFIDTPLSNWVKEMRNELLKHSDYNVIIVDWAGGSLPLYTQATANTRLVGLEIAHLVTHLQTNYGLDLENVHLIGHSLGAHTAGYAGEKLAGQISRITGLDPAEPYFQGMPNHLRLDPSDAKLVDVIHTDGKNIFFLGIPGYGMSQPCGHLDFYPNNGKEQPGCTDLSETTPSLPLTLIREGLEEASRVLVACNHVRAIKLFTESINSKCQYVAHECGSFSSFMRGECFSCKSNSSLSCAVMGYHADKSPALLKHQSQDQDDTTPLLGSRFFFTTGKEEPYCRKHYRITIDLARPSTAESWVQGFMKATLHADNGVIRNLDLTPSGYMKLEHGTTARMVVSHTGGASGDIGKIRRVELSWEYDMDVLQPRSLCFFWCNDRLYVNSVAVDIMELPGRGKREADFSSKLCSAGRQEFAEIASRSSASFVDNCS encoded by the exons ATGCGAAGGATCGTTGCTGGtcagaagcgagttgacgagGATTCAATGGGGTCGACGTTGGTCTTGGCATTAGCAATCTTTCTGGCTCCCGCAATTTGCCATGCCGGAATCCTGGACCCGTGGCAATGGGCGCGCAGTGATCGCATTGAGGTCAACATCCCTTGGCTACTTT TCGAAAACGAAACACGGTGTTACGAGGATCTTGGCTGTCTCAACATCACCAGGAGCTGGTACCACCTGCTTCACAGACCATTCAACGTTTTCCCACTTCCCAGGGAAGTCATCAACACCAGATTCATTCTTTATACCAAAGCGAACCCGACGGAG GGCCAAGTCCTGATTGCAAGTAAAGACAAATCCATcaaacgttcaaactttgacCCAAAGCGTGAGACTAAGTTCATTATACACGGTTTCATAGACACGCCGCTCAGCAATTGGGTGAAG GAGATGCGCAACGAGCTTCTTAAGCATTCCGACTACAACGTGATAATAGTGGACTGGGCGGGTGGCAGCCTTCCGCTCTACACTCAAGCAACAGCCAACACTCGACTAGTTGGCCTTGAAATAGCACATCTCGTCACTCATCTCCAG ACAAACTACGGACTCGACTTGGAGAACGTTCACCTCATCGGACACAGCCTCGGAGCCCACACCGCGGGTTACGCGGGCGAAAAATTAGCAGGACAAATCAGCCGCATAACCGGACTGGATCCAGCCGAGCCCTACTTTCAAGGAATGCCAAATCACTTGCGGCTCGATCCCTCGGACGCTAAGCTGGTCGACGTCATCCACACAGACGGAAAGAACATATTCTTCCTAG GTATTCCGGGATACGGAATGAGCCAGCCCTGCGGGCACCTCGACTTTTATCCCAACAACGGAAAGGAGCAGCCAGGCTGCACTGACCTCAGCGAAACTACGCCATCCTTGCCTCTTACTCTAATCCGCGAAGGTCTCGAAGAGGCCTCCAGGGTCCTGGTAGCGTGCAACCACGTACGTGCAATAAAACTCTTCACTGAAAGCATCAACTCCAAGTGTCAATACGTTGCTCACGAATGCGGAAGCTTCTCGAGCTTCATGCGAGGCGAGTGCTTTTCTTGCAAAAGTAACAGTAGCCTCAGCTGCGCTGTGATGGGATATCATGCTGACAAGAGTCCGGCGCTTCTTAAACACCAGAGTCAAGATCAGGACGACACCACGCCGCTTCTCGGTTCAAGATTCTTCTTCACTACCGGCAAGGAAGAACCTTACTGCA GAAAACATTACAGAATTACCATCGACCTCGCGAGACCTTCGACAGCTGAAAGCTGGGTCCAGGGCTTCATGAAAGCGACCCTCCACGCCGATAACGGTGTAATCCGCAACTTGGACCTCACCCCAAG CGGATACATGAAGCTTGAACATGGAACAACGGCGAGAATGGTGGTCTCGCACACCGGGGGTGCGAGTGGAGATATCGGAAAAATAAGACGGGTTGAGCTTTCGTGGGAATACGACATGGACGTGCTGCAGCCGCGATCCTTGTGCTTTTTCTGGTGCAACGATCGCCTCTATGTCAACAGCGTAGCTGTTGATATTATGGAACTTCCTGGCAGAGG GAAAAGAGAAGCGGACTTTTCAAGCAAACTTTGCTCAGCTGGCAGACAAGAGTTCGCTGAAATAGCAAGCAGATCGAGTGCTTCCTTCGTCGACAATTGTTCGTAG